Proteins encoded in a region of the Eschrichtius robustus isolate mEscRob2 chromosome 16, mEscRob2.pri, whole genome shotgun sequence genome:
- the ZNF334 gene encoding LOW QUALITY PROTEIN: zinc finger protein 334 (The sequence of the model RefSeq protein was modified relative to this genomic sequence to represent the inferred CDS: inserted 4 bases in 2 codons; deleted 1 base in 1 codon; substituted 6 bases at 6 genomic stop codons) — translation CNECRKAFSKKSTLIVHQRIHTGEKPYVRDDCRKTFRVKTNLTRHQRIHTGERPCECSVCGKTFTDKLALIMHQKIQXGEKSYECHECGKTFFWKSALTEHFRLHTGXKPYECMQRMWERLQQESYLAVHQXTHRGEKPNECKECGKTFCHSALNVHQRSHTGEKPYEXNQCGKILCTKAALMAHXITHRGEKSYLCNKCGKFFCHKSTLTIHHRTHTGEKRSVFNNCGRTFAVMSNHSEYKRVHTKGNLYECNGRGHAINKNSHIKHQRTIWGRPYECSECGRTYCRKSALTCHQRTHTGXRPYECNECGKTFHQKFSFVEHQRTHTGXKPYECAERGKSSCHKSGFRVHWRIHMGEKPXECNKCGEAYHRLWTLTEHQKIHTGRNPMSVTDARKHFATNQTSCYIRKLIRNEFRESGDQQRNKSGNLHNAETLWIGIEE, via the exons TGTAATGAATGTAGGAAAGCCTTTTCTAAGAAGTCCACCCTCATTGTACACCAGAGAATTCATACAGGGGAGAAACCCTATGTTCGTGATGACTGTAGGAAAACTTTCCGTGTAAAGACAAACCTTACTAGACACcaaagaattcatactggagagcgACCCTGTGAATGCAGCGTATGTGGAAAAACCTTCACTGACAAATTGGCCCTCATCATGCATCAGAAAATTCA AGGGGAGAAATCCTATGAGTGTCATGAATGTGGGAAGACC TTTTTTTGGAAGTCAGCCCTCACTGAACATTTCAGGTTACACACGGG GAAACCTTACGAATGCATGCAAAGAATGTGGGAACGCCTTCAACAAGAATCTTACCTCGCTGTTCATCAGTGAACTCACAGAGGAGAGAAACCAaatgaatgtaaagaatgtgggaaaACCTTCTGTCATTCAGCCCTCAATGTGCATCAGAGAtctcacacaggagagaaaccctacgAATGAAATCAGTGTGGAAAAATTTTATGTACTAAAGCAGCCCTCATGGCACATTAGATAACTCATAGAGGAGAGAAATCTTACCTATGTAACAAATGTGGGAAATTTTTCTGCCATAAGTCAACACTCACTATACATCACagaactcacactggagagaaacgcAGTGTGTTTAATAACTGTGGTAGAACATTCGCTGTGATGTCAAACCACAGTGAATATAAGAGAGTGCACACAAAGGGGAATCTTTATGAGTGCAACGGACGTGGACACGCCATCAACAAAAACTCACACATCAAGCATCAGAGAACTATATGGGGGAGACCATATGAATGTAGCGAGTGTGGGAGAACGTACTGCCGGAAGTCGGCCCTCACTTGCCATCAGAGGACACACACAGGATAGAGACCCTACGagtgtaatgaatgtgggaaaaccttcCACCAGAAGTTCTCCTTTGTTGAACACCAGCGAACTCACACTGGGTAGAAGCCGTATGAATGTGCTGAACGTGGGAAATCCTCCTGCCATAAGTCAGGCTTCAGAGTACATTGGAGAATTCATATGGGAGAGAAACCCTAGGAATGTAACAAGTGTGGGGAAGCCTACCATCGGCTGTGGACTCTCACTGAACATCAGAAAATACACACAGGGAGAAACCCTATGAGTGTCACGGATGCGAGAAAACATTTTGCCACGAATCAAACTTCTTGCTACATCAGAAAACTCATAAGGAATGAATTCCGAGAAAGCGGTGATCAACAAAGGAACAAATCAGGTAATTTACACAATGCTGAAACTCTGTGGATAGGCATAGAGGAGTGA